CCTAAATTTATCAAATTATTTCCTAGAGCTCTTCCCATCAAAAATTCTGCTGAGAAATAAAATGCTTGTTTACCACTTTCATATTTTTTTCTAGTTTCTAACCAATTTTTAGAAATTGTTTCAATTAAAGCCTTACTCAGTCCTTGGTAAATTTCAAAAGAGTTTGCCTCATCTATACTTTTATTAAATAAAATTTCTACCTGTTTTTCTATTCTACCTTTTAAAAGATTTTTCTCAATTAGCATATTCTATTCTCCTCACTTATTATTTTTCATTTAATTTTTTCATAAGTTCTTGAATCTCTAACTCTTTTTTCTCTAATTCAGCCTTTAATCTAGCTTTCTCTTTTAATTGCTTAATTATCTCATCTTTATTGTTTATCTCATTGCTTAGTTTATTATTTTCAGCCTTTATATTTTTTAATTCTGATGCTTCTTGCGTATTAGATTTAACTATTTTTTTATTCACTTTAGTTTGTAATAATTGATGTACTTCTTTAGAATTAACACCATTTCCAAAATATATATTTGGTGTTATTATTGGACCTTTTTTAGAATCAAGATTTATAGGAATAATCATTTGTGCATAATCTCTTGTTAATTTTTCTCCTTCAAATAAAGATTTATCAATAAAGATATCTTGAGAACTTGTTGAACTTCCAAATAAAACTTTTAAATTGTCAACAGGAACTAATTTTGCTGATGTAGATTCTCCTGGTCTTAAACCAAAGTCTAAAGCTTTTGTATAGAATCCTTTAGATTTTTCGTTTACATCAAAAAGTCTTTGCTCTTTTCCGTTAAATCCTATATATTTTGTATCTGACCAATTTATAAAAATAACGTCTTTAGATATATTTTTTATTGAAACATCAATACTATCTTTATTAAATGAAATATTCATAAAAAATTTGTCTGTTGATATCTCATTATTTTTTAATATTAATGGATAATCCCTTGAAGTAGTATCCTTCACACCATATATTTTAACTCCTTGTTCTTTTACTATAGAAGTATTTTCTTTTATTGGTGTTGTTGGTGTACAACCTGTTATTACAACTGTCGATAATAAAGCTCCTAAAAAAAATAGATTTTTCATCTAACTCCCCTCTCTTTTTAAAAATCTAATGTTATTATTTTATTGATATCCTTCCCAAATCTATTTTCTAATTTCATTAAGTGAATATCATTTTTTATATGTTCAGTAACTATATTAATTAAAAGTTTATTTTCAGAATATGTTCCACAAAATTCACCTTCATAGTTACTAGCAATTATTGCTGCAAATAAATCAACAGCTACCATAATTCTTTTTTCTGAATTAGTTATATTAAAATTAAAACTATCTCTTATATATGTTTCAACTCCAAGACTATCGTAATCTATTTTATTAAAACTAAATAGTATAACTCTAACACCCTTTTCTTTTAATCTTTTGAAGTCTTTTTCAAATTCAAATAGATCTAAATTAGTATTTATATACACAATTTTTTCAGCTCTTTTTAAGATATTTCTAAATCTATCTTTAACATCTTCAAATGAGTTTAAATTATAAAATTGTTTTTGTTTGCCACTAACTTCAACTTTATTAAGTTCATCTTTTAAAAATTTTGTGGCTGTGCTTACCTCTTTTTTATAATTTTCAAAAAGCTCATTTAAATCAATTGCTTCATATAAAGTTATCTCTTTATCTAAATATGAGTTTATATACCCTTTTTTTTGTAAAATATCTAAGTTTTGATAAACTGTTGTTCTAGGGTAACCCAAAGCTTTTGCGATTTGAGATCCATTAGATCCTGGGTTTTTTATAAGTTCTAAAAATACCTCAGCCTCTTTTCTTCCAAATCCAATTTTTTCTAAATTTTCTAAAATTTTTTCATTTTCTATCAAAATATCCTCCTACTCTTTAACTCCTCCAACAGTTAATCCACCTACAAGATATCTTGATAGACTAATAAACAGTATTACAACTGGTACACTTGTTATTAGTGCAGCTGCTGAATATGTTCCCCACTCTGCACTAAAAGAACCTTGAAGATTAACTAGTCCAACTGGTAGAGTTAACTTTTCTGCTGATGTTAAAATTATTCTTGCTATTACAAACTCAGACCATGCTGTCATAAAAGAAAATAAAGCAGTTATTGCAAGGGCTGGAGTTGAAACTGGCAACACTATTTTATACATAACTTGCCAAACTTTGCAACCATCAATATATGCACTTTCTTCTAATGATTTAGGTATTGTATCAAAATATCCCTTTAACATCCAAACTGAAAAAGGTACAGACACTGCTACATAAGGAATTAGTAATCCTAAAAAGCTATTCATTAATTTCAATCTTACTAATATTATGAACATTGGTAACAATAACATTGGTGCTGGAAACATCTGTGTTACTAAAAATGTCATCATACCAACTTTTCTTCCCCAAAATGAAAATCTAGAAAATGCATATCCTGCAGTTATTGATATAAATACTCCTATTATAGCTGTTAATGTTGAAATAATAAGAGAGTTTTTTAACCAAATTAAAAGATCCGTTTCAAATATGGCTTTTCTGAAGTTATCTAAAGTAGCATCCTCAGGTATTATTCTTAAACTTGTTGAAAACAATTGGTCTCCCGGTCTTAAAGCTACAGATAAAACATTTAATAGGGGATATAAAGTTATCAAACAAAAGATTATTAATATTGTGTAAATTCCAATTATTTTCTTCCAACTGTCATTTTTCTCAAAATGAATGTTCTTTTCAATCATCTTGACTCCTCCTTAAAAATATTGCTCTTTCTTACATATATTACAGAGAATACAAGTAAAAATAGGAATATTAATACTGAATACGCTGCTGCAAATCCATATCTATAGAAATTAAATGCCAATCTATAAACATCTGTTACTAATATCTGTGTTTCTTTGTTTCCATATCCACCAGCTAAAATGATTATGATATTTAACATATTAAACGTCCAAATTGTTCCTAATATAATTGCAGGTGTTAGAGTTGGCTTTAATAGAGGTAGTGTTATATCTTTAAATTTACTCCAAGGACTAGCACCATCTATGTCAGCTGCTTCATATAATTCCGCTGGAATTGATTGTAATCCTCCTAATGTTATCATCATCATAAATGGAAATCCCAACCAAATATTTGTTATTATTGCTGCATAAAAAGTTAGCTTTGGATCACTTAACCAAGGTAGATTTTGTATTCCAAACCAACCTAGCATTAAATTTATAGCTCCAAAATTTTGATTAAACATACCTTTCCAAGTAAGAGCTGCTATATATTGAGGCATTGCCCAAGGAATTATAAGAAAAACTCTCAAAATAGATTTTCCTGGTAGTTTTCTATTCAGTAATATTGCTAAAAATAATCCAATAGTTACATGAAAAAATACGTTTACAAAAGTCCAAATTATAGTTCTAATAAAAGTTGCTAATACTTCTGGATCTTGAAATACTCTAATATAATTTTGTAATCCTACAAAACCAGGATTTTTAAATGTTCTTAAACTCATATTTGTTAAAGATAACCAAAATCCATAGCCTAAAGGATAAAATACCATTATTGCCATCACTATAAAAGCTGGTGCTATAAATAAATATGGTGTATTTTTACCTACTAGTCTTCCTTTTCCACTCATAATCGTCTCCTTTTAATTTTAGAGGTTGGATAAAATCCAACCTCTCAATTTAATTACTCACCTTTAATAATTTTAATTCCGTCTACTGCATCTTTTTGCATCTTTTTAGCTGCATCTTCTGGAGTCATTTTTCCATTTAAAACAGCTTCTAAGTTCGGTCTCATAGCATCCCAGATAGCTCTCATTTCTGGCACAACTGGCATAGGAACAGTATATTTAATTGTTTCAATTGAATCTTGCATTAATTTATCGTTTTTAACTTGTGGCAATTCTCTAGCTGCCTCTATTCCTGGAGCTTGTGATTGATTTAAAGAAATTTCTGCATTTATCTCTGGAGAGAAAATATAATCAAAGAACTTATTTAAAGCCTCTGTTTTCTTATCTGATGTATTTTCTGATAATGAATATCCTTTAGATGCATTTGTAAATAATGCATAACCATTTTTTGAAGGAATTGGCATAGGAGCTACTCCCAAGTTTATTCCAGCATCCTCGTATTCTTTCCAAGACCATGCTCCATTTAATATCATAGCAGCTTTCTTTTGTTTAAACAGTTGAGAAGCAATATCGTAATCCATTCCTGCTTCTCCTAAGTCATACTTTGCTCTAATATCTCTTACAAAAGTTAAAGCATCTACCATAGCTTGGTTATCTAGATTAGGATTATTTTTGCTATCAAAAATTTCTCCTCCAAATCCATTATAGAATCCTACAAACCAAAATGGTTCTTTTTCATTATATAGGAATCCATATTTAGAATTAGCTTTGTCCTTTGCGTCTACAGCTCTATTTGCCTGTGCTATTTTTAAAAACTCTTCCCAATTTTTTGGTGCATTAGCTACCATATCTTTATTGTATAAAAGAGCTATTTGATTTCCTAAGAATTCTGGTAGTAGATATAATTGATTATCATACATACCACTTTTTAAAGCTCCTTCATTAAATTTTTGAATTAAATCCTTAGATACAACTTTATCAATTGGCTTGATTAAATCTGAAACCATAAAAATTCCTATATTATCATTTGGACCATAAACTATATCTGGACCCTGACCTGCTAAAGATGCATTTTGAAACTGAGTTCTTAAATCTTCATTGGAATAATGAACTACATTTACCTTAACATCTGGATTCTTTTTCATAAATTCATCAACTATTTTTATGTAAGTAGGTCTTACTGCTGGTTCCATCTGTTCCCATAAAGTTATTTCAGTGGCTTTACCTAAAGCTATTGTTGAAAATAATGTTCCTGCTGCTAAAACTAATAGCGGTTTTTTTAAAATGTTTCTCATTTTACCCCTCCTTGATTTTTGTTGTACTTTAAATACAACAATATTATTACCTCATTTTTTAACAATAGTCAATAGTTTTTTTAAAAAAATATGTACTTTTTTTTATTTTTATGTTTTTTTTAAGAAATTTTAGTTTTATTATTGACAAATTAAAAAAAATGTTATAAATATATTGGTATGAAATGTTGTATCAGTTTTACAACAAACAAAAAAATAAAATACAGGGGGAGTCAAATTTATGAAAATTAACAAAATTCTTACACTTTTATCTTGTATCATCCTTGCTGGAACAGTTGGAGAAAAAACTTTTGCCAAAGAGGTAGTTCAAACTCCTGAAGTTGTTACAGCTTCTTATGATGTATCTGCTTTAGAGGATAGAATTGCTAAATTAGAGTATAATCAAGAGCATCCAAGTTTTGAATTTCATGGATATGGTAGATCTGGACTTCTTTTAAATGCAAATAATGATTTAAAAAAAGGAAAAGTATTTAATAAAAATGGAGTTGGAAGACTTGGTAATGAAAGCGATACTTATATTGAAGCTGAATTAGTTAAAAATTTCTACCTAGACAATGGTTCTTGGTCTAAATGGCATATCATGTTTGCTAAAGGAACTGATGATTATAACGATTGGAATGAAAATGTAGCTCTTAGACAAGCTTATGCTGAAATGGGAAATCTTCCAGTATTTTCAGGAGCTTTCAAGGAATCTGTAATCTGGGCTGGTAAAAGATTCTATAATAGAAGAGATATTCATATAACAGATTTCTATTTTACTGATTATTCAGGAACTGGAGCTGGAATAGATAATATAAAAATTGGAGATGGAATGTTAGATTTAGGAGTTATAGCTAGAGATTACGATAGTTATGATTCTGTTGGTCCTGTTACTAATTCTTCAAAAGAGGATGGTTTAAATGTTGTAAATTTACTTGCTAGATATGATATTGGATCTTGGGAGTTCGACTTAGGAGCTGCTTTTTCTAAAGATAATGAAAATAGAACTATAAATAACCAAAATGGAGATTATAATACATATAGTGCCGCTGATTACGGATTACAACTGGGAATATTCTATAATACACCTGGATATTACTGGAGTGGTAAAGGTTTCTCGAAAATTTTTGCACAAGTTGGTTATGGACTTAATGCAGGAGATGGTTTAGGAACCGCTGGTAGAGGAGCAGAGAAAAATTTAGATGATGCACTATCTGCTAGACTTGGTACTTTTGGAGTTTTACCTATTAATGAAAAGTGGGATTTATTTACAACAGTTGTTGCTCAACATAATAAAAATAGTAAATTTAATTACAATGCAACTCTTTTAGATCCTCAAGGAGACTCTTATTCGGTTGATGTTGATGGTCTTAAATCAACTTGGGTTAGCGTTGTTGCTAGACCAGTTTATAAAATCAATGAAAACTTTGAACTTCAATTTGAAGCTGGTTACTACTATGTGACAGAAGAAAAAGATAACGGTAATGATGTAGATGGAAACCTTTATAAGCTTACATTTGCACCAACATTTAAGTTAAATTCAAATGACTTCTGGGCTAGACCTGAAATTAGAACATTTGTTACTTGGGCTGGATGGGATAATGACTATCAAAAAGCTTTCCAATCTGATTTAAACTCTTACAGTGGAAAAAATGGAGTAAATGTTGGAGTTCAAGCAGAAGTTTGGTTCTAATATAATATATTTTATATAATAATTCCCTTTTGAGGCACCTTCCTCCCGTTGGTGCCTCATTTACAATAAATTAAAAGTGAGGTATTTTCATGAAAGATAGATCAAGCGGTATTCTTTTACATATAACATCACTACCTGGCGACTATGGAATTGGTGATTTTGGAAAATGTGCCTATGAGTTTGTTGATTTTTTAGAAAAAAGTCATCAAAAATATTGGCAAATTCTTCCAATGGGAATAACTGGCTACGGTGATTCTCCTTATCAATCTTTCTCTGCTTTTGCAGGTAATCCATATTTTATAGACTTAAATTCTTTAATAGAATTAGATATCTTAACTAAAGAGGATCTTAAATCCTTATCTGAATTAAATACTATATCAAATATACAATATGATAAATTATATATAGATCGATATAAAGTTTTAAAAAAAGCCTTCTTAAACTTTAAAAATAAAAATTTATTATACACTTTAAATAATTTTAAAAATAAAAATATTTGGTGGCTTGAGAACTATGCCCTTTACATGGCTATTAAAGATAAATTCAACGATAAATCCTGGTTAGAATGGCCTAGAGATTATAAATTTAGAGATAAGAAAACTTTAAAAAAAGCTAAACTTGAGCTTCAAGATGAAATTAACTTCCATATTTTTTTACAATATCTATTTGACAAGCAATGGAATGAATTAAAATCATATGCTAATAATAAAGGAATAAAAATTATTGGAGATATTCCTATTTTTATAGCTACTGATAGTGCTGACACTTGGGAAAATCCTAATATGTTTTGCTTTGATAAAAAGTTACAACCTACAAAAGTTGCTGGATGCCCTCCAGATGCTTTTAGTGCTGATGGGCAATTTTGGGGAAATGTATTATATAATTGGAAATATATTGAAAAAAATAATTTTAAATGGTGGATTAAAAGAATCAAAAGTTGTTTTAAACTCTACGATACAGTTAGAATAGATCACTTCAGAGGTTTTGAATCTTTTTGGTCAATTCCTGCTAAAGCAAAAACTGCTAGATTTGGAAAGTGGGAAAAAGGGCCTGGAATGAAATTATTTAATGCTATTAAAAATTCTTTAGGTAATTTAGATATTATAGCGGAAGATTTAGGATTTTTAACTCCTAAAGTTTATAAACTTTTAAAAGATTCAGGTTTTCCCGGAATGAAGATATTAGAATTTGCTTTTGACTCAAGGGAAGAAAGTGATTATCTACCACATAAATATCCTAAAAAAAGTATTGCTTATACTGGTACTCATGACAACCAAACTGTCGTTGGATGGTATGAAACTATAAACAAAAAAGATAAAATATTTTGTGATGATTATCTTGATAATTTTTTAAAAGATAAAAATATTCAAGATAATTCCATTAATTGGAAGTTTATTGAGGCTCTTTGGAGCTCTAATTCACAACTTGTTGTAGCTCCTATGCAAGATTTTTTAGGTTTAGATGATTCTAGTAGAATGAATACACCGTCTACCCTAGGAAACAACTGGATTTGGAGAGTTGATAAATCTTTTTTAGATAGCAATCTTTCTCAAAAAATATCTATTTTAACGAAAAAGTATAATCGATAAAAAAAGTGAGATTAAAAATCTCACTTTTTTAATATTACATTAATATAATCATCTTGATTACTCATTTCTAAAATATCAAAATCAGTAAATCCAACTAAATCCATTAACTCTTTTTCCGTGAAACAAGTATTCCATCTTCCCTCTTTAAAATAATCTTTTTCCCCAAATCTAAAAGAAAGATAAAGCAATCCTTTTTCAACTAAAACCTGATAAAATTTATTTAAAACATAATATAAATCCAATCGATCCAAATGTAAAAGAGTATCTAAAGCCCAAATACCTATAAATCGTTCTCGATCTTTTAAACCGCTCATAGTTTTAACAATACTTTCTTTTGCTATAACCTCATAAATTTCATCATTACTCTTAGAATCTACTTTTAAATGTTCAACATTGTGACCTTTTTCTAGAAAAAAGCTATTTATAATATCCTCTTTAGGTTTTAATGTTAAAATTTTTCCATGTTTTAGTAATTTTTTTTCAAAGTTATTAACCTCTTCTAATTTGATACTCGTCCCGTCATACAAACAACCTCCTTATTTTTAAACTCTCCCTAGTTTTATATACAAATTTCTTATGGTTTTTCCTTGCTTTATATGTTAAAATCCCTATAAAGTTTTATGGAGGGAATATGATTAACTTTAAAAATATAAGTCTAAAATTTAATGATAAAATTATTTTAAATAACTTTAATTTAATTGTAAATGCTGGAGAAAAAATACTAATCTCTGGAGTTTCTGGAAAAGGAAAAACTACATTACTTAAACTTTTACTTGGTTTTAGTACTCCTAATTCTGGAAGTATCTTAGTAGATAATTTAGAATTAAATGAACAAACTATTAATATTATTCGAAATAAAATTGGATATATGCCTCAATCCACACCTTTTTTAAATGTAAAAGTTGAAAAATTAATACATACTATTTTTAATTATAAAGAAAACTTAAAAACTAAACTAGACATGAGTATTCTTATACAAACTTTAAAAGAATTTAATTTAGATTCTAATATTTTATCTAAAAATATAAATCAACTTTCAGGTGGTGAAAAACAAAGGTTAGCTTTTGTTATAATAATTTTATTAGATCGAAAAATTTGGATTTTGGATGAAATAACCTCTTCTTTAGATCAAGATATGAAAGAAAAAGTTATAAATTATATTTTAAATACAAATAAAACGGTTATTTTAGTTTCTCATGATAAAACAGAATCTTTAAATAATTTTAGGACGGTGATTCTTTAATGGCACAAGATATATTTTTACCTAATCTACTTTATTTTGCTATTTTTTTAATTCCTATCTTTTATATTATGAATTATCTTGAAATAAATATGATTTCTAATGTTATAAAATCTATTCTTAGAATGTTTATCCAACTTATGTTAGTCGGTGTTTATCTACATTATATTTTAACACTCAATAATTCATGGATTAATTTAGCATATTTAACTCTTATGACCTTTGCATGCACTTTTACAATTG
The nucleotide sequence above comes from Cetobacterium somerae ATCC BAA-474. Encoded proteins:
- a CDS encoding ABC transporter ATP-binding protein; translated protein: MINFKNISLKFNDKIILNNFNLIVNAGEKILISGVSGKGKTTLLKLLLGFSTPNSGSILVDNLELNEQTINIIRNKIGYMPQSTPFLNVKVEKLIHTIFNYKENLKTKLDMSILIQTLKEFNLDSNILSKNINQLSGGEKQRLAFVIIILLDRKIWILDEITSSLDQDMKEKVINYILNTNKTVILVSHDKTESLNNFRTVIL
- a CDS encoding sugar ABC transporter permease; translated protein: MIEKNIHFEKNDSWKKIIGIYTILIIFCLITLYPLLNVLSVALRPGDQLFSTSLRIIPEDATLDNFRKAIFETDLLIWLKNSLIISTLTAIIGVFISITAGYAFSRFSFWGRKVGMMTFLVTQMFPAPMLLLPMFIILVRLKLMNSFLGLLIPYVAVSVPFSVWMLKGYFDTIPKSLEESAYIDGCKVWQVMYKIVLPVSTPALAITALFSFMTAWSEFVIARIILTSAEKLTLPVGLVNLQGSFSAEWGTYSAAALITSVPVVILFISLSRYLVGGLTVGGVKE
- a CDS encoding carbohydrate porin, with translation MKINKILTLLSCIILAGTVGEKTFAKEVVQTPEVVTASYDVSALEDRIAKLEYNQEHPSFEFHGYGRSGLLLNANNDLKKGKVFNKNGVGRLGNESDTYIEAELVKNFYLDNGSWSKWHIMFAKGTDDYNDWNENVALRQAYAEMGNLPVFSGAFKESVIWAGKRFYNRRDIHITDFYFTDYSGTGAGIDNIKIGDGMLDLGVIARDYDSYDSVGPVTNSSKEDGLNVVNLLARYDIGSWEFDLGAAFSKDNENRTINNQNGDYNTYSAADYGLQLGIFYNTPGYYWSGKGFSKIFAQVGYGLNAGDGLGTAGRGAEKNLDDALSARLGTFGVLPINEKWDLFTTVVAQHNKNSKFNYNATLLDPQGDSYSVDVDGLKSTWVSVVARPVYKINENFELQFEAGYYYVTEEKDNGNDVDGNLYKLTFAPTFKLNSNDFWARPEIRTFVTWAGWDNDYQKAFQSDLNSYSGKNGVNVGVQAEVWF
- a CDS encoding TrmB family transcriptional regulator; this encodes MIENEKILENLEKIGFGRKEAEVFLELIKNPGSNGSQIAKALGYPRTTVYQNLDILQKKGYINSYLDKEITLYEAIDLNELFENYKKEVSTATKFLKDELNKVEVSGKQKQFYNLNSFEDVKDRFRNILKRAEKIVYINTNLDLFEFEKDFKRLKEKGVRVILFSFNKIDYDSLGVETYIRDSFNFNITNSEKRIMVAVDLFAAIIASNYEGEFCGTYSENKLLINIVTEHIKNDIHLMKLENRFGKDINKIITLDF
- a CDS encoding carbohydrate ABC transporter permease yields the protein MSGKGRLVGKNTPYLFIAPAFIVMAIMVFYPLGYGFWLSLTNMSLRTFKNPGFVGLQNYIRVFQDPEVLATFIRTIIWTFVNVFFHVTIGLFLAILLNRKLPGKSILRVFLIIPWAMPQYIAALTWKGMFNQNFGAINLMLGWFGIQNLPWLSDPKLTFYAAIITNIWLGFPFMMMITLGGLQSIPAELYEAADIDGASPWSKFKDITLPLLKPTLTPAIILGTIWTFNMLNIIIILAGGYGNKETQILVTDVYRLAFNFYRYGFAAAYSVLIFLFLLVFSVIYVRKSNIFKEESR
- a CDS encoding maltose ABC transporter substrate-binding protein; this encodes MRNILKKPLLVLAAGTLFSTIALGKATEITLWEQMEPAVRPTYIKIVDEFMKKNPDVKVNVVHYSNEDLRTQFQNASLAGQGPDIVYGPNDNIGIFMVSDLIKPIDKVVSKDLIQKFNEGALKSGMYDNQLYLLPEFLGNQIALLYNKDMVANAPKNWEEFLKIAQANRAVDAKDKANSKYGFLYNEKEPFWFVGFYNGFGGEIFDSKNNPNLDNQAMVDALTFVRDIRAKYDLGEAGMDYDIASQLFKQKKAAMILNGAWSWKEYEDAGINLGVAPMPIPSKNGYALFTNASKGYSLSENTSDKKTEALNKFFDYIFSPEINAEISLNQSQAPGIEAARELPQVKNDKLMQDSIETIKYTVPMPVVPEMRAIWDAMRPNLEAVLNGKMTPEDAAKKMQKDAVDGIKIIKGE
- the malQ gene encoding 4-alpha-glucanotransferase, which translates into the protein MKDRSSGILLHITSLPGDYGIGDFGKCAYEFVDFLEKSHQKYWQILPMGITGYGDSPYQSFSAFAGNPYFIDLNSLIELDILTKEDLKSLSELNTISNIQYDKLYIDRYKVLKKAFLNFKNKNLLYTLNNFKNKNIWWLENYALYMAIKDKFNDKSWLEWPRDYKFRDKKTLKKAKLELQDEINFHIFLQYLFDKQWNELKSYANNKGIKIIGDIPIFIATDSADTWENPNMFCFDKKLQPTKVAGCPPDAFSADGQFWGNVLYNWKYIEKNNFKWWIKRIKSCFKLYDTVRIDHFRGFESFWSIPAKAKTARFGKWEKGPGMKLFNAIKNSLGNLDIIAEDLGFLTPKVYKLLKDSGFPGMKILEFAFDSREESDYLPHKYPKKSIAYTGTHDNQTVVGWYETINKKDKIFCDDYLDNFLKDKNIQDNSINWKFIEALWSSNSQLVVAPMQDFLGLDDSSRMNTPSTLGNNWIWRVDKSFLDSNLSQKISILTKKYNR